CGGCGGCGCTGTTACGGTCTTCATCCCAGGTCACAATTTGTCTCATCACAAATACCCTCAGCAAGCAAGAGATGTCAGTAAGTAGCTTACTTCCTTCCTATTCAGACCCAATTGTCTGACAGGAAATTAAATACCTCAACTTCTCCGCATATGACATTGCTGACCGCATAAACAGTGCGCACCACTAAAGTCCGATACAGCTGGAACCTCTTGAATGGTCTACTCTTTTTCTGGCATGTTGTCCTGTCAGGGAATAAGGATGACAAGCTGTACTTTGAGGCCCAGGCCCGTCTCAACCGACCTATCGTGAAGCAGCGCCGCCGCGAAGAGATTGCTGTCTGGGGTACTACTGCAGTGCTCATCTTGATGGATTGGCGTCGATGGATCTGGTTTGCGCTTTTGCCGCAGTTCTATGCAAAGTACTGCATCCTGTCATTGAACTTTCTTCAGCACGACGGCTGCGATATGAGCTCAAAGTATAATTTCGCGCGCAACTTCACTGGCAAAACGCTCAATTACTTGTGCTTCAACAATGGCTATCATACCGTGCACCATTTATACCCTGGTCTGCATTGGTCTGTCCTGCCGCAGAAGCATCAAGAGCTCATTGGACCTCGTATCGCCCAGAGCCTTGAGAGCTCCAACATATTAGTTTATATGTGGAAGAGCTTTATTTATCCCGGCCTTCGTCTTGACTATACTGGCCGTCGGCTTGTGATTACAAAGGAGGAAAACGAGATGCCTGACGAACCCTGGTTTTACCAAGAGTCAGAGACTTTCTCAAACACGAAAGAATATCTTTCCCAGGGTATGAAATGATCGCATAATATCTGAGCTAGACTTGTAGAATGCAATGCTTGGAGCCTGCACATACTATAGATATAGATACCAAAAGTCCCTTATGCCAGCATCAATTTTTTAAAGTTTGCATTTGCGTTTCATATAACATACATCAACAAATTAGTTAAACATGACATCACAGCAGTCATGTTTCCTGAGCTttgcttatatataaatgCATCATTAACAGAGGACACTTGAAAGTGCTGTAGACTAATTGAAGGGGCCATGATTTACCGAGCGAGACTTGACGACACCATCATCCTGAGACCTGGCGAGCTCCGAAAAGTTAGGCCATTAGTGCCCGACTGAAGATGACATTGGACCAACCTTCGAGCGAGTGGCCCCTGTCTATTTAAGCATAATTTCGACGATCCGGGATCCCGATGCCAACGGCTGATGGTTTACTATAAGAGTAGATATCCAGGTCTTGGAAGGAGACGTATCCATGTCATCTCACTGCCACATTTAAGTATTGAGCGGAAACCCCGACACCGATCAAGGCTATATGTCCAAGATAAAAGAGTCCGCACATCCGGATCAAACTTTGTATCAACAATTCAAAGTATCACAGCAAACCACCAATACTTATCATCGCACTTGAGTAAACCTTCAGCTCCTCATCCATCATTGAGCCACTCGCACAATTTGCGCCATTCATCAACCTGCATAATAAGCAGCGATTAAAGAGAAAAGTACAAGAGTGTCTCATCCGAATATCCCGTTAAATACACCATCTACGGCTATATCCCCAACATAGGTAGAATTGCCTTCTATGCCATTATATTTAGTACTTACACCCGTATCCAAGTATATTACCTCATTAGATACTAGCGACAGTAGAAAGGCTATACTCTCCTCAGCAGTCTTATAAAATACGATAACTACACATAGTAAATACTTATATCTAAGAACCCCTAGGACAACAGATTAACATCCATTTAATTTATGGTGCCTATAATTAGTCTATTATTCCTTACTGCagctatatataactatGTAGTCACCCGTTTAATACTTTAGCAAGCAGTATACAAAGCTCCCTGTAAGATTCGAGACAtagctatttattattactaatatacttagcTTCTTCTATCAGGCTATTAATGGTATTATAGTATCTATAACAGAGAAGTATAAAGTTATAGAAGATACTAGCagatttattatagtattcGGAGTAACACTTCAGGCAGTAGTAATAGCTACCGCTAATATCCTTACTATTAACGTTACTTTGAGAATACATCATCAAAAAGGAAGTGTATTTAGGGATCTGTCTAAGTATCTTAACACATTTCTAATATCTTTGGCTATTATgtttctcctcatcttcacgCGGTGCATCTACGGGCAAGTAGTACTTCCGTTGTGATGCAGTCTATGATCTAATGTCCCGAGTAGTGCTAAGCTGCCAGATAGAGTTGGCGGAAAGATAATGCGACCAGagattaagtttataatacTTGATGGTTGGTGAGTCCCCGTTCAGATTTGTCTGACTCCTTCGGAACTAACCCTGTTTCACCGCCAGTATGATTACCATCTCTGTTATTCTACTTTCCGTCATCCACCCTGGCCTTTATGCCAACGATATTCACGACTGTGGAGAGCACCGATCCAAATCTATGCGACTCATGGACCTTAAGTCCTGGGATGGGCCAGACCAAGCACCTACAGAACGATACGAGCCGAGTCCGGTACCTTCCAATAGATATGAAGTATACCGAGAGCCTTCGGATTGCTAGGCCATAACCAGGGGAGCAAATATGTTCCTAGTGACTAGGAACCCCAGATGGCAGGAATCGATAAAAGGTTGAGTCATTGTGAGCTGAATTGTGGTGTCGTGTTGTTTACTATAGGTGGGGTTTCATTTTAGAACGGGGCCTAAATGGGCAGTAATGCCAGTTGGACATAGATGGACGTTTTGTTTAAACTGTCTTGAATCGATATCGTTTATATTCAGATTCTCGTCCCACAACCTCCTCAGGCCCGCTTCTGTTACTCAAGTTGGCCTGCACATTGTTTTATGCATATATCCTACCCCAAGACACTCATCCAACTAGGGTTCTCAGTTCCTGTTCCATCAAAGTACACCAGGTAGTATAAGATTGTCGTGATAAGGTTAAAGACTGTCAGCGATATGCCGACAGTGGAGGATGAATTCAAAGTAAGGGCACGCACATAGAACGAATGTTATTTCATTTGGAGTCAGCAAGTGACAAGATACCTGTACAGAGTGGCAAGGTGGGGACGCTGAACCGACAGAAACGTGTTTGTTATGCAACCCAGCGAgtggaaaaagaaaaaaacaaaGGCAACTGTGCCCCCACGAATGGAAACATGCCAAGGATTTTCACACAGTACTATCTGAATCTAATACTTAGCACTAATCCCGAAAGCTCACAAGCTTGTTCGACTCCTCCCACAGTCTATGTTCCGCTTCTTCATCGTAGATCCATGAGGCATATCCTGGTACAGCCGACATAAAGTCTGCACCCGGCTCCAGCGGTGGTTCCTCAGCGCAATCATTCAAATACTTTCACCTCGACCCTCCCATTCTTTGCTCAATGCTGGGTAAATAGTTGTAGCCGCACCCTGAGTAGGACTCTTTGTAACCAGCTTCAACTGTTCAGTCACGCCGAGCTGATTCAAATCGACATGCTGGCTCAAGTTGGTCATGATAACCCCTGGATGCACAGCTAAGGCATGTAAGCCCTGAGCGCCGTATTTTCTCTCAAGCTCAGCTGTAATGTAGATATTGGCCGTTTTGGATTGGCCGTATGCGAGCCAAGGATCATGTTCCCCCTCCTTTTCGAAATTGAAGTCGTGGAATCGGATACCGCCCATGCGGTGGGCCATAGAAGAAACAGAGATGACTCGCGACTGGTAGGAAGGTGTACTAGCAGCTACAAGAGCAGGCTTCAGTAGCTGGAAAAACAGAAAGTGACCAAGGTGGTTGGTGCCGAACTGCATGTCAAATCCATCCTTAGTCTTCCCTTCAGGTGTCGCCATGACCCCTGCGTTAAGGATAAGAAGATTTAATTTCGGACTTTTCTCCAGTTCGCAGCAGAACCAACGGATTTCAGCGAGTCAAGTCTCAGCTCAATGCCGTAGACAGGCGATTCAGACTTTGCTTCAGGCCAAGTCTTGACATCATTGATAGCCTGGTCAATTTTGGCAGGCGTCCTTGCTGTTATGAAGACCGTAGCACCAGTGGCATGGAGAGCTCGAGCAGTCTCAAGACCGATGCCTTGGTTTGCGCCTGTGACGAGGACCACCTTATCAGAGAGCTTTCCTAGCAGCCCTTCGTCTTTAATGATTTGTAGGGCTGTTGGGCGTGCATCTCCAGGGCCCTGAGGTTTTATATGGGCAGCAGCGTATTGAGACATTTGGACTCGGTGATTTGGTTTCCATTGGTTGGATGTAGAATGAGTATAGAGAGGTATGATATGGATCAGTATCTCCAGAATACGTGCGTGATTTATATAATGAAAACGAAGAAACCCATCTACCTAACTGAAGGCATTTGTTAAGAGCTCTGCTTATGATACTCATGCTTATTGATCAGAACGGTGATGTCCTAACTCCGGCAGGCGGACACTGTCTGGGACTCTAACATCGTGTCAATTGTGGTCTATATTCTTCTATGTACATGCGGACTTGAAGTCCGCGGTTGTCACTACGCTTGTCACTCGATACGCAATGCTTAAAGTTTCAGCAGAGTTAGAACAAGCTTCTCACTGCCGCGGTATCCGAACGGCAGTTAAGCAGGCAGGCTTAATGCAACGTGGATGAAGTGAGCCACTTTATCCTCTGAAAGTGGAAGCAAAGGTTAGCGGTAGGTGAATTCTCAGGCCAAAGTTATACTAGTTTGCTGGCTCGGAAAATGGGGCCAAGCTGGCTATGATTGAATACTAATCATTTGCTAGAGTGGAGGTTTAGCGCATTGAGGCGGAAGAATACAAAACCAATTCGCAGTAGCGCCCCCCCGGCCCAACTGCGTCACTTTCGACTTGCAAAAAGATCACATACCGTTGACTAGGAAGCACAAGTGGCTGCTTAGAAATAGGGTAAAGATAGTTTGACATGAATTTGACAATTATGCAGCACACCGACACTTGTGATTATTTAGAAGAAACACCTTTGACACAAAATTATACGGGGACTAGACTGAAACGGGATTATGCGCCGGACCGATCACAAACCATGTTGCCTTGTCCTCATTCCTCGTTCCTGATATCTTGCACTTCGTATCTCGAGTCTCGTTCCTCGTTCCTTAACTCGCATCTCGCATCTTAGGTTTCGTATCTCAGCCATCGTTAGCCGAGCAATCATTCCTCCTTGCTTATTGGTCCCTCGGTATCAAGATTAGATTACAGTGGGATTAGAAAAGTTCCAACACTATCCAGTTTTACTTAATCAACCCAATGAATATTGCAATCTCCATGTAGCCATTATGCATACAGTTGGTCGTTAGCCAAGGTGTGTCATTAATGCAAGTGATGCTCAAAGAGAGTAAATTCTGATGTAATATACAATCATATTTCGCAAACTACCAATTGCTACTAGGAACCGCTCTGAATCATTCGCTTCGGCATTGATCTCAAAGTTCTCGACAATGTCATGTTTGAAGTCACTTTTGAAAGCCTAAGCTTTAATTAAAGCAGCACGGCAACGCTGTATAACAGGAACAAGATCAGTATGAGCGATCTAAATTGGGTCACTAATGATACCAGTCATAGTCAGGATTGGTAAATGGTAGCACTGAGAAACCACCCTGTCGTCGTCCACCATGTATGGTATTCAAGCAATGTCGTAATACATGGTTGGATGATTTGCCTGAGTCGAGTAGGACGCAGCCCTCTGAGCTAAGTAAGGTCCCATCTAGAAATAATCCAATCGCATTATTCCGACTTCAAGTGCTCCTTCAGACCTTCCTCAAAACTCCGCGGCTTCTTGACATGGTCCAAGACAGTCAACTCCTCGGGTTTGAATTCCCAGTCGCCTTTGAGGTCAATTAGGGCGCCAGCCTCTGACATATACGCAAAAAGTCCGGTGCGGCCATGCTTGAGACGAAGATTGGCTAAGTGTCTTTCGAGATCAGCCACGTCGCCCATGCGCTTGACCTCGGTCTCACGGCCGGAGACACGACGGTAAATTTCCGCAACTCTTCAATACTAATTTCCCCTGAGCAGAACCGGAAGAATCCACCCTTGCCCTCCCGGACGCCCTCCCCATTTACCAAGATCTCAATGGTATAGGCAGCGACATTGTCTAGCGATGACCAGGACAACTTGGTGGTATTGCCGTCACCCTAATACCTAAGGCTAACCTTCTtgccttcatcatcaacagtcAAGGATCCAGGGCCAAACTTTGTCAGGTAAAGGTCTGAGAAATAGCCCgtaaagatataaataggATTAATGGAGCTGGTCCAGGCGGCGTAATGCTGAAAGGCGATGTTTGTGTCATAATGCTCGAAGTCTCCATACTTTATTTTACTCCAATCGTTATTCCACGT
The window above is part of the Fusarium oxysporum f. sp. lycopersici 4287 chromosome 8, whole genome shotgun sequence genome. Proteins encoded here:
- a CDS encoding oxyreductase, with product MSQYAAAHIKPQGPGDARPTALQIIKDEGLLGKLSDKVVLVTGANQGIGLETARALHATGATVFITARTPAKIDQAINDVKTWPEAKSESPVYGIELRLDSLKSVGVMATPEGKTKDGFDMQFGTNHLGHFLFFQLLKPALVAASTPSYQSRVISVSSMAHRMGGIRFHDFNFEKEGEHDPWLAYGQSKTANIYITAELERKYGAQGLHALAVHPGVIMTNLSQHVDLNQLGVTEQLKLVTKSPTQGAATTIYPALSKEWEGRGESI